A part of Aegilops tauschii subsp. strangulata cultivar AL8/78 chromosome 2, Aet v6.0, whole genome shotgun sequence genomic DNA contains:
- the LOC109759226 gene encoding uncharacterized protein, which translates to MTDYFAPNALFTDHFRRRIRMRETVFDRLYHGVRSYDDYFVLKKDDVGTIGFSSYQECTAALRMLAYGIVADSWDKYLGISESTCGDAMVRFATAMVELFGAQYLKEPIVADTKTLGNLRSKRVARFAWIS; encoded by the coding sequence ATGACCGACTACTTTGCCCCGAATGCACTTTTCACTGACCATTTTCGCCGACGTATTCGGATGCGCGAGACTGTCTTCGATCGTTTGTACCATGGTGTTCGGTCCTATGATGACTACTTCGTCTTGAAGAAGGACGACGTGGGAACGATTGGCTTCTCTAGTTACCAAGAGTGCACGGCCGCACTACGAATGCTTGCATATGGCATTGTTGCTGATTCATGGGACAAATACCTAGGAATATCTGAGAGCACATGCGGTGATGCCATGGTCAGATTTGCAACTGCCATGGTCGAGTTGTTCGGAGCTCAGTACCTAAAAGAACCAATTGTGGCAGACACCAAGACTCTTGGCAATCTCAGAAGCAAGAGGGTGGCCAGGTTTGCTTGGATTTCTTGA